A genome region from Candidatus Saganbacteria bacterium includes the following:
- the murC gene encoding UDP-N-acetylmuramate--L-alanine ligase, with translation MKQFDMTRAKNIHLIGVGGCGVGAIAKILIEMGYKVSGSDLKESANTIRLREMGAHIFFGHAASNVREADIVVYSSAISKENPELAEAGASQIKTIARAEMLSWILSQSKTPIAIAGTHGKTTTTSMTSLVFTKCGFEPTFLIGGETNDVGGNAKLGSGRFAIAEADESDGSFLFLRPKMSVITNIEADHLDHYSGIDSIMETFRDFADLLPPDGHLIICADHPNNKLLLKKIETEASTVLYGFSEDAQIKAKNMISGEGSVKFEVLNNGRTLGEVKLNVPGSQNVENALASIAVGLEAGIDFMSINTALRCFTGVRRRFQLIGKVGGILIYDDYAHHPTEIAVTLRSAKQSWSTVKRLICVFQPHRYSRTMHLKEDFGKAFGFADEVIITDIYSAGENPISGITGETIVEEIRKNKKNVLYLPKKQEIADHLINSLKEGDLVLTMGAGDIHVIAKEIYSRLREKQRNEKLI, from the coding sequence ATGAAACAGTTTGATATGACGCGCGCCAAGAACATCCACCTTATCGGCGTAGGGGGATGCGGGGTCGGGGCCATTGCCAAGATACTGATAGAGATGGGATACAAAGTGTCCGGTTCCGACCTGAAGGAAAGCGCCAATACCATAAGGCTCCGTGAAATGGGGGCCCACATTTTTTTCGGGCACGCGGCTTCCAACGTCAGGGAAGCCGACATAGTAGTATATTCTTCGGCGATCTCAAAGGAAAACCCGGAGTTAGCGGAGGCCGGCGCGTCGCAGATAAAGACCATAGCAAGAGCGGAAATGCTTTCCTGGATACTTTCACAATCAAAGACCCCTATAGCGATAGCGGGGACCCACGGAAAGACAACGACCACATCGATGACATCGCTGGTATTTACGAAATGCGGGTTCGAACCGACATTTCTTATAGGCGGCGAGACCAATGATGTCGGAGGGAATGCCAAACTCGGCAGCGGCAGATTTGCCATAGCCGAAGCGGACGAGAGTGACGGGTCGTTTTTGTTCCTGAGGCCGAAGATGAGCGTAATTACCAACATAGAGGCCGATCATCTCGACCATTACAGCGGGATAGACAGCATAATGGAAACCTTCAGGGATTTTGCCGATTTGCTGCCTCCTGACGGGCATCTGATAATCTGCGCGGACCATCCCAATAACAAGCTGCTTCTGAAAAAGATCGAGACTGAGGCTTCAACTGTACTGTACGGGTTCAGCGAGGATGCCCAGATAAAGGCAAAGAACATGATCTCGGGTGAGGGCAGCGTGAAATTCGAGGTCTTAAATAACGGCAGGACGCTGGGCGAGGTCAAGCTTAATGTTCCCGGCAGCCAGAATGTCGAGAACGCGCTTGCTTCGATAGCCGTGGGCCTCGAAGCCGGGATAGATTTTATGAGCATAAACACGGCTTTAAGGTGTTTTACCGGAGTGAGGAGAAGGTTCCAGCTGATAGGAAAAGTAGGAGGCATACTTATATATGACGACTACGCGCATCATCCCACCGAGATCGCGGTGACGCTCAGATCGGCAAAACAAAGCTGGTCCACGGTAAAAAGATTGATATGCGTGTTCCAGCCTCACAGGTATTCGAGGACCATGCATCTGAAGGAGGATTTCGGAAAAGCTTTTGGATTTGCGGACGAGGTTATCATCACCGATATCTATTCGGCGGGAGAAAATCCTATATCCGGCATCACCGGCGAGACGATCGTCGAAGAGATCAGAAAGAACAAAAAGAACGTGCTGTATCTCCCTAAAAAGCAGGAGATCGCCGATCACCTCATAAACTCCTTGAAAGAAGGGGACCTTGTCCTTACAATGGGAGCCGGGGATATACACGTCATCGCAAAGGAAATATACAGCCGTCTGAGGGAGAAACAAAGAAATGAAAAACTTATTTGA
- the murG gene encoding undecaprenyldiphospho-muramoylpentapeptide beta-N-acetylglucosaminyltransferase produces MIKTLKEIRIAVCAAGTGGHIYPGIAVARSILKDRPDAKILFFGSGKKIEKSIFNSEGLDANYILSSGLQKTTPFDILKALVLYPAGLFQAAVKLLFFKPDVLLSTGGYSSLPVVFAAVMLNVPVILHEQNVLPGRANRIVSKLAKKIAVSFEESAKYFDPARTVVTGNPVREGIVSANGQVSKNKLGINPGAKTVLVVGGSQGARSLNKYILEAVPLMKDRNITLVHLCGESDFILLEDKIAGIDKGILSIKLFPYTHDMGTVLAASDLVISRAGATILAEIASRGLPSVLAPYPHAAEDHQRYNAEVFGKKGASLVIEDASLSGKMLSDMIKDLLSDRGRYEKMSAAARSMYKSDAASKIKELIYETV; encoded by the coding sequence ATGATTAAGACATTAAAAGAAATAAGGATCGCCGTGTGCGCGGCAGGTACCGGCGGCCATATTTATCCCGGGATAGCGGTCGCGAGGAGCATACTTAAAGACCGCCCCGATGCAAAGATCCTGTTCTTCGGTTCAGGAAAGAAGATAGAAAAAAGCATATTTAACAGCGAAGGGCTGGACGCGAATTATATTTTATCTTCCGGTCTTCAAAAAACGACGCCGTTCGATATTTTAAAGGCGCTTGTATTATACCCTGCCGGTCTTTTTCAGGCTGCTGTAAAGTTGTTGTTTTTCAAGCCGGATGTCCTGCTTTCAACCGGAGGATATTCCAGCCTGCCGGTAGTTTTTGCCGCCGTGATGTTAAATGTGCCGGTCATACTCCATGAGCAGAACGTCCTGCCGGGCAGGGCGAACCGCATAGTTTCAAAACTGGCAAAAAAAATCGCGGTCTCTTTTGAAGAGAGCGCAAAATATTTTGATCCGGCCAGGACCGTTGTCACCGGAAATCCGGTAAGAGAAGGCATCGTTTCAGCGAACGGGCAGGTCTCGAAAAATAAACTGGGGATAAATCCCGGGGCCAAGACGGTCCTTGTTGTCGGAGGAAGCCAGGGGGCGCGCTCCCTGAACAAATATATCCTTGAGGCCGTGCCGTTGATGAAGGACAGAAATATCACTCTGGTCCATCTGTGCGGTGAAAGTGATTTCATATTGTTAGAAGACAAGATCGCAGGGATCGACAAAGGCATCTTAAGCATAAAATTATTCCCGTATACGCATGATATGGGGACTGTCCTTGCGGCGAGCGATCTTGTAATAAGCAGGGCGGGAGCTACTATCCTTGCCGAGATCGCTTCAAGGGGGCTTCCTTCGGTGCTTGCGCCGTATCCTCACGCGGCCGAAGATCACCAGCGTTATAACGCCGAGGTATTCGGTAAAAAAGGGGCTTCTTTGGTGATCGAGGACGCTTCATTGTCGGGAAAGATGCTCTCGGATATGATCAAAGATCTGCTCTCTGACAGAGGCAGATATGAAAAAATGTCGGCAGCGGCAAGATCGATGTATAAGAGTGACGCGGCGTCAAAGATCAAGGAATTGATATATGAAACAGTTTGA
- the ftsW gene encoding putative lipid II flippase FtsW, with amino-acid sequence MDKKRPDIFLLICVTALVAVGLVMVFSATTTQSLRAGNPFMYLIKQSLYVALGFIAMYAGYRIDYDNYRKWTAWIMGGSLFLLAVVFLPMIGHSAGGASRWIDLGFISFQPSELAKIAVVIYLADVLARKGAVIREFIKGLFPPLLVVGGFCFIVLIQPDLGTVFVIFGTAFIMFYLAGAKAVHLSLLFAGGVAAFLLSSFVSSYRWQRIITFIDPWKDPRGAGFHIIQSMIAVGSGGFMGLGLGASRQKFLYLPEQYTDFIYAILCEEGGFLGALGVILLFIWFIGRGLKICRQCPDRFGMLLAGGLTSFIALEAVVNMGVVVDLIPTTGVPLPFISYGGTSLIVMMFTVGILLNISSFRERA; translated from the coding sequence ATGGATAAAAAAAGACCGGATATATTCCTGTTAATTTGCGTGACAGCTCTCGTCGCTGTCGGACTTGTGATGGTGTTCAGCGCGACGACGACCCAGTCCCTGAGAGCGGGGAACCCGTTCATGTATCTTATCAAGCAGTCTTTGTATGTCGCGCTCGGGTTCATCGCGATGTACGCGGGCTACCGTATTGATTATGACAACTACAGAAAATGGACCGCCTGGATAATGGGGGGCTCGCTGTTCCTTCTCGCGGTCGTTTTTCTGCCTATGATCGGCCACTCGGCCGGAGGCGCTTCCAGATGGATCGATCTCGGGTTCATTTCATTTCAGCCTTCCGAGCTCGCAAAGATCGCTGTCGTTATATACCTGGCGGACGTGCTGGCACGCAAAGGAGCTGTCATCCGCGAATTCATAAAAGGGCTTTTTCCTCCTCTTCTTGTGGTCGGCGGATTCTGTTTTATCGTGCTTATACAGCCGGACCTCGGTACAGTGTTCGTGATATTCGGGACCGCTTTTATCATGTTCTATCTCGCGGGGGCAAAAGCGGTACACCTGTCTTTGCTTTTCGCGGGTGGCGTAGCGGCATTTCTGTTATCAAGTTTTGTCAGCTCCTACAGATGGCAGCGTATCATAACTTTTATCGACCCGTGGAAGGATCCGAGAGGAGCAGGATTTCATATCATACAGTCGATGATCGCGGTGGGTTCCGGCGGGTTCATGGGCCTCGGACTTGGTGCGAGCAGACAAAAATTCCTCTATCTTCCGGAACAATACACGGACTTCATCTACGCCATACTTTGCGAAGAGGGCGGGTTTTTGGGGGCTTTGGGAGTAATACTGCTGTTCATATGGTTCATAGGAAGAGGATTGAAAATATGCAGGCAGTGCCCTGACCGGTTCGGGATGCTTCTGGCCGGCGGCCTGACATCATTTATAGCTTTAGAAGCGGTCGTCAATATGGGCGTGGTCGTCGACTTGATCCCGACGACAGGGGTCCCGCTTCCGTTCATCAGTTACGGCGGCACATCCCTGATAGTGATGATGTTCACTGTCGGGATACTGCTGAACATCTCTTCTTTCCGTGAAAGAGCGTGA